One part of the Quercus lobata isolate SW786 chromosome 7, ValleyOak3.0 Primary Assembly, whole genome shotgun sequence genome encodes these proteins:
- the LOC115953727 gene encoding pyruvate decarboxylase 1-like → MDTKIGALDACPPTCTDLYATPSNDPASTIQSSSSPTIITPSDTTLGRYLARRLVQIGVTDIFSVPGDFNLTLLDHLIAEPGLTNVGCCNELNAGYAADGYARSSGVGACVVTFTVGGLSVLNAIAGAYSENLPLICIAGGPISDDYGTNRILHHTIGLPDFSQELRCFHTVTCYQAVVNNLEDAHELIDTAISTSLKESKPVYVSISCNLAGIPHPTFSREPTPFSLSPRLSNQMGLEAALKAAAEFLDEAVKPVLVGGPKLRVANATDAFVELADACGYPLAVMPSAKGLVPEHHQHFIGTYWGAVSTPFCAETVESADAYLFAGPIFNDFTTVGYSLLLKKEKAIIVQPNHVVIGNGPAFGCILMKDFLRALGKRLKCNTTAYENYHRIFVPEGHPLKSAPKEPLRVNVLFQHIQNLLSSATAVIAETGDSWFNCQKLKLPQGCGYEFQMQYGSIGWSVGATLGYAQAVPEKRVIACIGDGSFQVTAQDVSTMITYGQRSIIFLINNGEYTTEAVIHDGPYNVIKNWNYTGLVDALHNGEGKCWTTKVHCEEELIEAIETATGDKKDNLCFIEVVVHKDDTSKELLKFGSSVSAANSRPPNPQ, encoded by the exons ATGGACACCAAAATAGGAGCACTCGACGCGTGCCCACCCACCTGCACAGATCTCTATGCCACACCGTCAAACGACCCCGCCTCCACCATCCAAAGCTCATCCTCTCCCACCATTATCACCCCCTCGGACACCACACTGGGTCGCTATCTTGCTCGTCGACTCGTTCAAATCGGTGTCACCGACATATTCTCTGTCCCAGGTGACTTTAACCTCACTCTCCTCGACCACCTCATCGCCGAGCCTGGTCTCACCAACGTCGGCTGCTGTAATGAACTCAACGCTGGCTACGCCGCCGACGGCTACGCGCGGTCCAGTGGCGTAGGCGCGTGCGTTGTTACTTTCACCGTCGGTGGGCTCAGTGTGCTCAACGCGATCGCTGGTGCTTACAGTGAAAACCTTCCTCTCATTTGCATTGCTGGTGGGCCTATCTCCGATGACTATGGAACCAACAGGATTTTGCACCATACTATTGGATTGCCTGACTTTAGTCAAGAGCTTCGGTGTTTTCATACTGTCACTTGCTATCag GCTGTGGTGAATAATTTGGAAGATGCACATGAGTTGATTGATACTGCGATTTCGACTTCATTGAAGGAAAGCAAGCCTGTTTATGTTAGTATAAGCTGTAACTTGGCTGGGATTCCTCATCCGACGTTTAGTCGTGAACCTACCCCATTTTCGTTAAGTCCCAG ATTGAGTAATCAGATGGGATTAGAGGCTGCATTGAAGGCAGCAGCGGAGTTTTTGGACGAGGCTGTAAAACCAGTTTTGGTGGGGGGTCCTAAACTGAGAGTTGCAAATGCAACCGATGCATTTGTTGAACTAGCTGATGCTTGTGGTTATCCCCTTGCTGTGATGCCATCAGCGAAAGGGCTTGTGCCTGAGCACCACCAACATTTCATTGGGACTTATTGGGGTGCTGTCAGCACTCCATTTTGCGCAGAGACTGTGGAGTCTGCAGATGCTTATTTGTTTGCTGGACCTATATTCAATGACTTTACCACTGTTGGGTACTCATTGCTTCTCAAGAAAGAGAAGGCAATCATTGTGCAACCTAACCATGTTGTGATCGGGAATGGACCTGCATTTGGGTGTATTTTGATGAAGGATTTCCTCAGAGCACTTGGCAAGCGGCTCAAGTGTAATACAACTGCTTATGAGAACTATCATAGGATCTTTGTTCCTGAGGGGCATCCTTTGAAGTCTGCACCAAAAGAACCTTTGAGGGTTAATGTTCTGTTTCAGCATATACAGAACTTGCTGTCTAGTGCGACTGCTGTGATTGCTGAGACAGGGGACTCATGGTTTAACTGCCAGAAGCTGAAATTGCCACAGGGCTGCGG ATATGAGTTCCAAATGCAATATGGATCAATTGGTTGGTCAGTTGGTGCGACTCTTGGCTATGCACAGGCTGTGCCTGAGAAGCGAGTGATTGCTTGCATTGGTGATGGGAGCTTCCAG GTCACTGCACAAGATGTATCAACAATGATTACATATGGGCAAAGGTCCATCATCTTCCTGATAAACAATGGTGAATACACCACTGAAGCTGTAATCCATGACGGGCCTTACAACGTGATTAAGAACTGGAACTACACTGGGTTGGTTGATGCACTCCACAATGGCGAGGGCAAGTGCTGGACAACCAAG GTCCATTGCGAGGAGGAGCTGATTGAAGCAATTGAAACAGCAACAGGGGATAAGAAGGACAACCTGTGCTTCATTGAGGTGGTCGTTCACAAGGATGACACCAGCAAAGAGCTGCTTAAATTTGGCTCAAGTGTCTCTGCTGCCAATAGCCGCCCACCCAACCCTCAGTAA